In Synechococcus sp. Nb3U1, one DNA window encodes the following:
- a CDS encoding NAD(P)/FAD-dependent oxidoreductase → MGKVVIIGAGLAGLTCGKVLKQRGWRDVLLLEKSDGPGGRVRTDVVEGFRLDRGFQVLFTAYPGVQRHFNLQDLNLRHYRPGAVLAQPGKAFLLGDPLRDISSGIPSLLNPLATPLDKFKILQLRAQLAQRTPEQVFQAGLGGPDTSIQAFLEHYGFSKAICSHFFAPFYRGILLDPDLSSSARLFAFYFKMMAEGSIVTPALGMGAIARQLARHLPPEQIRYHTEVKQILVEQGQVRGIRTYDGEEIAADWVICATDACQARIWQQTLLKDLSDHSAHGLEQTLVPIPTQARSVTCLYCSAPFSLTRGGYLHLNASGRGWLNHWVQLTHISSELAPAGQHLYSLVLLGDPPLSDADLAQICRAELRAYFPKAPLEQLQVLRVYRIPFAQFGQPPGFQEHLPATDSGIQGLLWAGEYTHQSSIEGSLRSGEQAAEWVLQAGRA, encoded by the coding sequence ATGGGCAAAGTGGTGATCATCGGTGCCGGGTTGGCGGGCCTTACCTGTGGCAAGGTGCTGAAACAGAGGGGTTGGAGGGATGTGCTGTTGCTGGAGAAAAGTGACGGCCCTGGCGGACGGGTACGAACCGATGTGGTAGAGGGGTTTCGGCTGGATCGGGGCTTTCAGGTGTTGTTCACCGCCTACCCAGGGGTGCAACGGCACTTCAATCTGCAAGATCTGAACCTGCGTCACTACCGGCCAGGGGCTGTCTTGGCCCAGCCTGGCAAGGCTTTTTTGTTGGGGGATCCCTTGCGGGATATCTCCAGTGGGATCCCGTCTTTGCTCAATCCGCTGGCAACACCGCTGGATAAGTTTAAAATCCTGCAACTGCGGGCTCAACTGGCCCAACGTACCCCAGAGCAAGTTTTCCAGGCAGGCTTGGGGGGGCCAGATACCTCGATCCAGGCGTTTCTTGAGCACTACGGTTTTTCCAAAGCGATCTGTAGCCATTTTTTTGCCCCGTTTTACCGGGGGATTCTCTTGGATCCCGACCTGAGCAGTAGCGCCCGCCTCTTCGCGTTCTATTTCAAGATGATGGCCGAAGGATCCATCGTTACCCCCGCCCTAGGTATGGGTGCAATAGCGCGACAACTGGCCCGCCACCTTCCCCCTGAGCAAATTCGCTACCACACGGAGGTAAAGCAGATTCTGGTGGAGCAGGGGCAAGTGCGCGGGATCCGCACCTACGACGGGGAAGAAATTGCCGCCGACTGGGTGATCTGTGCCACCGATGCCTGCCAAGCTCGGATCTGGCAACAAACCCTTCTCAAGGATCTATCGGATCATTCGGCTCATGGGTTGGAGCAGACACTTGTTCCCATTCCCACCCAAGCTCGTTCTGTAACCTGCCTGTATTGCAGTGCCCCTTTTTCCCTCACCCGTGGCGGCTACCTTCACCTCAACGCCAGTGGTCGGGGATGGCTCAACCACTGGGTGCAACTGACCCACATCAGCTCGGAGTTGGCCCCCGCCGGTCAACACCTTTATTCTTTGGTGCTGCTGGGGGATCCACCCCTGAGCGATGCAGATTTGGCTCAAATCTGTCGAGCAGAATTGCGTGCCTACTTCCCCAAGGCCCCGTTGGAACAATTGCAGGTGTTGCGGGTGTATCGGATCCCCTTTGCCCAGTTTGGGCAGCCGCCGGGGTTTCAGGAACACTTGCCCGCAACTGACAGTGGCATCCAGGGTCTGCTTTGGGCCGGAGAATACACCCACCAAAGCAGCATCGAGGGATCCCTGCGCAGCGGCGAACAGGCAGCTGAGTGGGTTTTGCAGGCTGGACGGGCTTGA
- a CDS encoding ABC transporter permease codes for MTSTASQVQPSRIPFFTANFWQETFALTRRWFIQLKRRPTTLLVGIIQPLLWLILFGALFQNAPAGIFGAGQNYTQFLGAGVIVFTAFGGALNAGVPVIFDREFGFLNRLLVAPLTSRFSIVLASSLFIVSLALVQTAVIVGADYAFGAGIPNGPGLAVVALIVGLLVLGFTALSLGLAFAMPGHQQLLALIFLLNLPLIFSSTALAPLSFMPPWLRWVASLNPLTFAIEPIRHLYRSNDWSFGDVVLQAPWGDLTLAGSLGLLAGFVVVSVMLVQRVLRRGLA; via the coding sequence ATGACTTCTACTGCTTCCCAGGTTCAACCCAGCCGGATCCCATTCTTTACCGCCAACTTTTGGCAGGAGACCTTTGCCCTTACCCGCCGCTGGTTTATTCAACTGAAGCGCCGACCCACCACTCTTTTGGTCGGGATTATTCAGCCGTTGCTGTGGCTAATTTTGTTTGGCGCTTTGTTTCAGAATGCGCCTGCGGGCATTTTCGGGGCGGGGCAAAACTACACCCAGTTTTTGGGGGCGGGGGTGATTGTGTTCACGGCTTTTGGTGGAGCCTTGAATGCGGGAGTGCCGGTGATTTTTGATCGGGAATTTGGCTTTTTAAATCGGCTGTTGGTGGCTCCCCTCACCTCCCGTTTCTCGATCGTCTTAGCCTCTAGCCTGTTCATTGTCAGCTTGGCCTTGGTGCAAACGGCGGTGATTGTGGGGGCCGATTATGCCTTTGGCGCCGGCATCCCGAATGGGCCGGGGCTGGCGGTGGTGGCCCTGATTGTCGGCTTGCTGGTATTGGGTTTTACGGCCCTGAGCTTGGGTTTGGCCTTTGCCATGCCGGGGCATCAGCAACTGTTGGCCCTGATCTTTTTGCTGAATTTGCCCCTGATTTTCTCCAGTACCGCCTTGGCTCCCTTGAGTTTTATGCCCCCTTGGTTGCGTTGGGTAGCTAGCCTCAATCCCCTCACCTTTGCCATCGAACCAATTCGCCATCTTTATCGCAGCAATGACTGGAGCTTTGGTGATGTCGTCCTACAGGCCCCTTGGGGAGATCTCACTCTAGCGGGATCCCTGGGTCTACTGGCCGGATTTGTGGTGGTGTCGGTGATGCTGGTGCAGCGGGTGTTGCGCAGGGGCTTGGCTTGA
- a CDS encoding ABC transporter ATP-binding protein: MSDTPAVSVQRLQKRYGSTLAVAEVSFQVEPGQIYGVLGPNGAGKTTTLHCICTLLRPDAGQVEVCGIPVQQNPKAVREKLGFVAQEVALDKVLTGRELLQLQADIYHMPRPLAQKRIATVLQLLGLTDRAEERIGTYSGGLRKRLDLAAGLLHRPQVLVLDEPTVGLDIQSRLVIWDFLRQLKGMGITVLLSSHYLEEIDLLADRVAIIDRGSVIAEGTPEELKARVGGERITLKLQEFAPKELAERGAELLGSLPFVQQVLINSAQGNALNLVVQSHGEADPLGQIRSHLQTHGLELFSSAQSRPSLDDVYLAATGQTLLDAELAAAEANPGKQKK, encoded by the coding sequence ATGTCAGATACTCCTGCGGTCTCGGTACAACGGCTACAAAAACGCTACGGATCCACGCTGGCCGTGGCGGAGGTGTCTTTCCAGGTGGAACCCGGTCAAATCTACGGCGTTCTCGGCCCCAACGGGGCGGGCAAAACCACTACCCTGCACTGCATTTGTACCCTTCTACGCCCGGATGCCGGCCAGGTGGAGGTGTGCGGGATCCCAGTGCAGCAGAATCCCAAAGCGGTTCGAGAAAAATTGGGATTTGTCGCCCAGGAAGTGGCCTTGGATAAGGTGCTGACGGGCAGAGAGCTGTTGCAGCTCCAAGCGGATATCTACCACATGCCCCGCCCCTTAGCCCAAAAGCGGATCGCCACAGTGTTGCAGTTGTTGGGCCTGACGGATCGGGCGGAGGAGCGCATCGGCACCTATTCTGGGGGGTTGCGCAAACGGCTGGATCTGGCGGCAGGTTTACTGCATCGACCGCAGGTGCTGGTGTTGGATGAGCCGACGGTGGGCCTGGATATCCAGAGCCGACTGGTCATCTGGGACTTCTTGCGCCAACTGAAGGGTATGGGCATCACGGTGCTGCTTAGCAGCCACTACCTGGAGGAGATCGACCTGCTGGCGGATCGGGTGGCCATTATCGACCGGGGCAGCGTGATCGCCGAAGGCACCCCCGAGGAGTTGAAAGCACGGGTGGGGGGAGAGCGCATCACCCTCAAGCTGCAGGAATTTGCCCCCAAGGAGCTGGCCGAACGGGGGGCCGAGTTGTTGGGATCCCTGCCCTTTGTACAGCAGGTGTTGATCAACAGTGCCCAGGGCAATGCCTTGAACCTGGTGGTGCAGAGCCATGGGGAGGCGGATCCCTTGGGTCAAATTCGCAGCCATTTGCAAACCCACGGGCTAGAGCTGTTCAGCAGCGCCCAATCCCGCCCCAGCCTGGATGATGTGTACTTGGCAGCAACCGGCCAAACCCTTCTGGATGCCGAGCTAGCCGCCGCCGAAGCCAACCCTGGCAAACAGAAAAAGTAA
- a CDS encoding pentapeptide repeat-containing protein has translation MRFSNGALHLGMWGWADKMKQVATVGELLERYAAGQRDFDGIDLSRGDLRSARLWHVRLRQALLCRARLAQASLMGGDLSLADLKFGDLRQTQLHAAQLVGADLRFADLRGSRLWRTCLRGANLRGSRLEEALLQGTVLQGADLRGADLRHVNLRFTDLGGAFFDQRTRFPPDFDPYWAGMQLSIPTTPAGDPLSIG, from the coding sequence GTGCGATTTTCCAACGGGGCTCTACACTTGGGGATGTGGGGGTGGGCGGACAAGATGAAACAGGTGGCCACTGTCGGAGAGCTGCTAGAACGGTATGCGGCAGGCCAACGGGATTTTGATGGCATCGATCTATCGCGTGGGGATCTGCGGTCGGCCCGCCTTTGGCATGTGCGGTTGCGGCAAGCCTTGCTTTGTCGGGCCAGATTGGCCCAGGCCAGCCTGATGGGGGGAGATCTCAGTTTGGCCGACTTGAAATTCGGAGATCTGCGCCAAACCCAACTGCATGCAGCCCAACTGGTGGGGGCGGATCTGCGCTTTGCAGATTTACGGGGATCCCGGCTGTGGAGGACCTGTTTGCGGGGGGCCAATTTGCGGGGATCTCGCCTTGAGGAAGCGCTGTTACAGGGAACGGTTTTGCAAGGGGCGGATCTGCGGGGCGCAGATTTGCGCCACGTCAATTTGCGCTTCACGGATCTGGGGGGGGCCTTTTTTGACCAGCGCACCCGTTTCCCGCCGGATTTTGATCCCTATTGGGCCGGTATGCAGCTGTCCATTCCCACAACACCCGCTGGGGATCCCCTTTCAATCGGGTGA
- a CDS encoding glycoside hydrolase family 10 protein: protein MPGRRFWAVTLRPLWICLGFLWVSLLVWMGSPVAHGQGAHLAVVRLPGQNWVNIERQLQRSGLTYQVIDQLSPVGLQGRNTVFLPNVNRLTPAQATALSEWMQRDGGQLIISGPLEIPPEARDPLRNLIGAYWSGDIPLASPVRLTGFAGEWARGVTANDAIAGGSLLPTSTESRLTAVWEGVGGDAYAVIASRQSVYLGWRWGEFPDETAQLDQQWLQAALRRAQGGSAALTDLPVAPPPLPINTFELLAMRQELGGLLGRVEGSLLLTQATQGGSGATEYEPILARARDVLRQLPVWVEAGQYTQARQAFEQARADLWANYPVDRLTALPEVRAIWLDRGTIVESRSETGLAQIFDRLAQSGINTVFFETMNAGFAIHPSRVAPQQNPLTRGWDPLRAAVRLAHERGMELHAWIWIFAVGNIRHNILPEINLPQDYIGPVLTAHPDWANKDDRGNLFPRGQPETWLDPANPQVRAYLLALTRELVQDYRVDGIHLDYIRYPFQNAPSRNVFGFGRAARQGFQQLSGVDPLELDPLLDRSLWQLWTRYRTQQVNEVVESIARTARSLNPRVILSAAVYALPQNERLQKLQQDWEEWIQAGELDLLIPLTYAGNTRRLAQLVQPNLEIVSRSSALFLPSLNLLNLPAVEFLDQMQVVRDLPTGGFALFAVRQFTPELEEILSRSAIASTRIPHRDPFGTVQDRFQSLRQEWMFLSEQGQLRLLEPERSQWMEQIERVEGSLAALVADPNLEVLAEARTQLSRMSENLSAWMRAESLQNPYRVRIWGNRLTALEMMLRYGEQTLLRTSAATPLQG from the coding sequence ATGCCTGGGCGGCGCTTCTGGGCAGTGACCCTAAGGCCCCTGTGGATTTGCCTTGGCTTCCTCTGGGTGAGTTTGCTGGTTTGGATGGGATCCCCAGTTGCTCATGGCCAAGGTGCTCATCTGGCGGTGGTTCGGCTACCGGGGCAAAACTGGGTCAATATCGAGCGGCAACTGCAGCGCAGCGGCCTGACTTACCAGGTGATCGACCAGCTCAGCCCGGTGGGTTTGCAGGGGCGCAACACGGTCTTTTTGCCGAATGTGAACCGCCTCACGCCTGCTCAGGCCACGGCCCTGAGTGAGTGGATGCAACGGGATGGGGGACAACTGATCATTAGCGGCCCGTTGGAAATTCCCCCTGAGGCTCGGGATCCCTTGCGTAACTTAATTGGGGCCTACTGGAGTGGCGATATCCCGCTCGCCAGCCCGGTGCGCCTCACGGGGTTTGCCGGGGAATGGGCGCGCGGGGTTACGGCCAATGATGCCATCGCGGGGGGATCCCTATTGCCCACCAGCACCGAAAGCCGTCTCACCGCCGTTTGGGAAGGGGTAGGGGGAGATGCCTATGCAGTGATTGCCAGCCGTCAAAGTGTGTACCTGGGTTGGCGCTGGGGAGAATTTCCCGATGAGACGGCCCAGTTGGATCAGCAGTGGCTACAAGCGGCTCTCAGACGCGCCCAAGGGGGATCCGCCGCCCTAACAGATCTGCCTGTTGCTCCACCCCCTCTGCCGATTAACACCTTCGAGCTACTGGCCATGCGGCAAGAATTGGGGGGGTTATTGGGGCGAGTGGAGGGATCCCTGCTGCTCACCCAGGCCACCCAAGGCGGATCAGGTGCCACAGAGTACGAGCCCATTTTGGCGCGAGCCCGCGATGTCCTGCGACAACTGCCGGTCTGGGTGGAGGCGGGGCAATATACGCAAGCACGGCAGGCGTTTGAACAGGCGCGGGCCGATCTGTGGGCCAACTACCCGGTGGATCGACTGACTGCCTTGCCGGAGGTACGAGCGATTTGGCTGGATCGGGGCACCATTGTCGAGTCCCGCTCCGAAACGGGGTTGGCGCAGATTTTCGACCGGCTGGCGCAATCCGGCATCAACACCGTCTTTTTCGAGACGATGAATGCTGGGTTTGCCATTCATCCCAGTCGAGTTGCCCCCCAACAAAATCCCCTCACCCGGGGTTGGGATCCCTTGCGAGCAGCCGTGCGCCTGGCCCATGAGCGCGGCATGGAGTTGCACGCTTGGATTTGGATCTTTGCGGTGGGTAACATTCGGCACAACATCCTGCCGGAGATTAACCTACCCCAGGACTACATCGGCCCGGTGCTCACGGCTCATCCCGACTGGGCCAATAAGGACGACCGGGGTAACCTCTTCCCGCGTGGGCAGCCGGAAACCTGGCTGGATCCGGCCAACCCGCAGGTGCGTGCCTATCTGCTCGCCCTCACCCGTGAACTGGTGCAGGATTACCGTGTTGACGGCATCCATCTGGACTACATTCGCTATCCCTTTCAAAATGCCCCCAGCCGCAATGTGTTTGGTTTTGGCCGGGCAGCTCGACAAGGGTTTCAGCAGCTTTCCGGTGTCGATCCGCTGGAGTTGGATCCCCTATTGGATCGCTCCCTCTGGCAGTTGTGGACCCGCTACCGCACTCAGCAAGTCAACGAAGTGGTGGAGTCCATTGCCCGTACCGCCCGCTCCCTTAACCCCCGAGTGATCCTTTCGGCAGCCGTCTATGCCCTGCCCCAAAACGAGCGGCTACAAAAGCTGCAACAGGATTGGGAAGAGTGGATCCAAGCGGGGGAGCTAGATTTGTTGATCCCCCTCACCTATGCGGGCAATACGCGGCGTTTGGCCCAACTGGTGCAACCGAACCTGGAAATCGTCAGCCGCTCCTCGGCACTGTTTTTGCCCAGCCTCAACTTATTGAACCTGCCCGCGGTGGAATTTTTGGATCAAATGCAGGTGGTGCGAGATCTGCCCACCGGGGGGTTTGCCCTGTTTGCGGTGCGCCAGTTTACGCCTGAGTTGGAAGAAATCCTCAGCCGCTCGGCCATTGCCTCCACTCGCATTCCCCATCGGGATCCCTTTGGAACCGTTCAGGATCGCTTTCAAAGCCTGCGGCAGGAGTGGATGTTTTTGAGTGAGCAAGGGCAACTGCGGCTTTTGGAACCGGAACGCAGCCAATGGATGGAACAGATCGAACGGGTGGAGGGATCCCTGGCCGCTTTGGTGGCGGATCCCAACCTTGAAGTTCTGGCTGAGGCTCGCACGCAGCTCAGCCGCATGAGCGAAAACTTGAGCGCCTGGATGCGGGCGGAATCCTTGCAAAACCCCTACCGAGTCAGGATTTGGGGCAACCGTCTCACGGCCTTGGAAATGATGTTGCGCTACGGGGAACAAACGCTGCTGAGAACTTCAGCCGCCACTCCCTTACAGGGTTAG
- a CDS encoding ureidoglycolate lyase, with protein sequence MVTSQLRQLKAQLIQAENFAPFGQVICPIPDHKPFDGQDAQLSLNQGQPRFYIMRLPRRGLKFTQITHHAHCTQCLGSLNGKEWFVGVAPPADELHVDQIQAFRVPGDRFIKLEMGTWHAGPYFDHEEFIDFYNLELSDTNITDHETVNLLQTYNLEFQITP encoded by the coding sequence ATGGTAACCAGCCAACTGCGACAATTGAAGGCTCAGTTGATCCAAGCAGAAAACTTCGCCCCCTTTGGACAAGTGATCTGCCCGATTCCCGACCACAAGCCCTTCGATGGCCAAGATGCCCAGTTGTCTTTGAATCAGGGGCAGCCCCGCTTCTACATTATGCGCCTGCCTCGTCGCGGCCTTAAATTCACCCAGATCACCCATCATGCCCATTGCACTCAGTGTCTGGGATCCTTGAATGGCAAGGAATGGTTTGTTGGCGTTGCACCGCCCGCAGATGAGCTACATGTGGATCAGATCCAGGCGTTTCGGGTGCCAGGGGATCGCTTCATTAAGCTGGAAATGGGCACCTGGCACGCGGGCCCCTACTTCGACCACGAAGAGTTCATCGATTTTTACAATCTAGAGCTTTCCGACACCAACATCACCGATCATGAGACGGTGAACCTGCTACAGACCTATAACCTGGAGTTTCAGATTACCCCCTGA
- a CDS encoding shikimate dehydrogenase — MHSSISGTTRLLGLIGDPVDHSLSPAMHNAALAALGENYCYVPFPVAPDHLAAAVAGLAAIGVRGFNVTIPHKQAILPLLQQVDARASAVGAVNTVYPLPGGGWAGTNTDIDGFLQPLLPLKLKGIPTLILGSGGAARAVIQGCLEQGLQPLRVVGRSPQKLATLQQTWPQIQVLTWAELDSCLAQTQLVINTTPIGMQKGEFDAKNTATSPLSWEQLRLLPTGAIVYDLIYVPDPTLLLQMAADLGHTPITGLEMLIQQGAKALSLWLGGKPVPVAMMRQAAQQQLAQS; from the coding sequence GTGCATAGTTCAATTTCAGGAACGACGCGGTTGCTCGGCTTAATCGGGGATCCGGTTGACCATAGTCTGTCTCCAGCCATGCATAATGCCGCTTTGGCTGCCCTAGGGGAGAACTACTGCTATGTACCCTTTCCGGTTGCTCCAGATCACTTGGCCGCTGCCGTTGCTGGGTTAGCCGCCATTGGAGTGCGAGGCTTTAACGTCACCATTCCCCATAAGCAGGCAATTTTACCCCTCTTACAGCAGGTCGATGCGCGGGCATCTGCTGTGGGTGCTGTCAATACGGTGTATCCCTTGCCGGGTGGGGGGTGGGCGGGCACAAATACGGATATCGATGGCTTTTTGCAGCCGCTCCTACCGCTGAAGCTGAAAGGGATCCCCACCCTTATCCTGGGATCCGGTGGGGCGGCGCGGGCGGTGATCCAGGGGTGCTTGGAACAGGGCCTGCAGCCGTTGCGAGTGGTAGGGCGTTCCCCCCAGAAGTTGGCAACCTTACAACAAACTTGGCCGCAGATCCAGGTTCTCACCTGGGCGGAGTTGGATTCCTGCTTGGCCCAAACCCAGTTGGTGATCAATACCACTCCGATAGGGATGCAAAAGGGGGAATTTGACGCCAAAAATACGGCCACTTCTCCTCTGAGCTGGGAGCAACTGCGTCTTCTGCCCACAGGCGCGATCGTCTACGACCTGATCTATGTGCCGGATCCCACCCTTCTGCTGCAGATGGCAGCCGATCTGGGTCATACCCCGATCACCGGCCTAGAAATGCTGATTCAACAGGGGGCCAAGGCTTTATCTCTGTGGCTGGGGGGAAAACCCGTGCCCGTAGCGATGATGCGACAGGCCGCTCAGCAACAGTTGGCTCAGTCTTAG
- a CDS encoding SpoIIE family protein phosphatase, which produces METSRDPTSTCSGIHLLLFAKSRPSVADLAEQLRQHMQGLAGQYPARLEVVLLEEQPYLAEHYKLVVTPALVKAKPLPAQVLVGGDLAMQLEVWWPRWQGQAALVSSQAGQAPTQDLQQQLEALKVAYQEQLPSKVDQLIYLWQQYREQSCDLTQFKDFYRAAHTLAGSSGMYGFDAISSAAQHLELLCKPWIEAADLPDLNTLEAIELGLRGLQEQPLQSSDRLEIGLSKPDPIYWVIQAEQDPLDLANTLAHQGYQVMICSSPAELQSLLPALAAPPSSNLEGLLPPSGEQAHPMANRVLVVDDDADINRLLCQWLRASGFQVQGVDSGEGALAYLQADPSADTPTFLPDLVFLDVLMPGISGLEVLRHIRQQQWDMAVIMTTAFGSEQVAIDALRQGADDYLRKPFDPQEFQTVLQRTIARIELRRQNAALRRQLQIELARAAEIQQELLPRTTPELPGFDLAARCLPAREVGGDFYDWQVPAPDLFNLVLGDVMGKGLPAALMMATVRAAIRALARQTSPLINIQYTAKALESDLIRSESFVTLFHAQLHIPQRRLTFVDGGHGHALMLRRTGQIEALHPRGMPLGSFFGDAYEQGEIYFHSGDALLLFSDGLLEARPDLSKDRSPLLKPFLDYASATELMEYTLHLALQEFADHQTDDLTVLVLRCQA; this is translated from the coding sequence ATGGAGACGTCACGAGATCCTACTTCCACTTGCTCAGGTATTCACCTGTTGTTGTTTGCCAAGAGCCGTCCCAGTGTTGCTGATCTGGCTGAGCAGCTACGTCAGCATATGCAAGGGTTAGCGGGTCAGTACCCCGCGCGGTTGGAGGTAGTATTGCTGGAGGAACAACCCTATCTGGCGGAGCACTACAAGCTGGTGGTTACCCCAGCCTTGGTAAAGGCTAAGCCCTTGCCTGCCCAGGTCTTGGTAGGAGGAGATTTGGCTATGCAACTGGAGGTATGGTGGCCCCGTTGGCAAGGACAAGCAGCTTTGGTTTCTAGCCAGGCGGGCCAGGCTCCCACCCAGGATCTCCAACAACAGCTTGAGGCGCTAAAGGTAGCCTATCAAGAGCAATTGCCCAGCAAGGTAGATCAGCTCATCTACTTATGGCAACAATATAGAGAGCAATCCTGTGATTTGACCCAATTCAAAGACTTTTACCGGGCTGCTCATACCTTGGCAGGCTCTAGTGGTATGTATGGCTTTGATGCCATTAGCAGTGCTGCTCAGCACCTAGAACTCCTTTGCAAACCCTGGATAGAAGCTGCAGATCTACCGGATCTCAATACCCTAGAAGCAATTGAACTGGGTTTAAGAGGACTCCAAGAGCAGCCCTTACAATCCTCTGATCGATTGGAAATTGGCCTATCAAAGCCTGACCCTATCTACTGGGTAATCCAAGCAGAACAGGATCCCTTGGATCTGGCCAATACTTTGGCTCACCAAGGTTATCAGGTGATGATCTGTTCTTCGCCAGCAGAGCTGCAGTCCCTCTTGCCCGCTCTAGCAGCCCCTCCCTCCTCAAACTTGGAGGGTCTTCTACCCCCTAGCGGGGAACAAGCTCACCCTATGGCCAATCGCGTGCTGGTGGTGGATGACGATGCCGATATCAATCGGTTGCTCTGCCAGTGGCTGCGAGCTTCCGGCTTTCAGGTGCAGGGGGTGGATAGCGGCGAAGGGGCTTTGGCCTACTTGCAAGCGGATCCCTCCGCCGATACCCCAACGTTTCTGCCCGACTTGGTCTTTTTGGATGTGCTGATGCCGGGGATCAGCGGCCTCGAAGTGCTGCGGCACATTCGTCAGCAACAGTGGGATATGGCGGTGATCATGACCACAGCCTTTGGCTCAGAGCAGGTAGCTATCGATGCCTTGCGACAGGGGGCAGACGACTATTTACGCAAACCCTTTGATCCGCAGGAGTTCCAGACGGTGTTACAACGTACCATCGCCCGCATAGAGCTACGTCGCCAAAATGCCGCTCTACGAAGACAACTGCAAATTGAATTGGCTCGCGCTGCTGAGATCCAACAGGAACTATTACCCCGCACCACACCGGAATTGCCAGGGTTTGATCTGGCAGCCCGTTGCCTGCCCGCCCGAGAGGTAGGGGGAGACTTTTATGACTGGCAAGTACCAGCTCCCGATTTGTTTAACCTTGTGTTGGGAGATGTGATGGGCAAGGGTTTACCCGCTGCTTTGATGATGGCAACGGTGCGGGCGGCAATCCGAGCACTAGCACGACAAACTTCCCCCTTAATTAACATTCAATATACTGCCAAAGCATTAGAGTCCGATTTAATTCGCTCCGAGAGCTTTGTTACTCTATTTCATGCTCAACTACATATCCCACAACGTCGACTCACCTTTGTGGATGGGGGGCATGGCCATGCCCTCATGTTGCGCCGAACGGGCCAAATTGAAGCACTACACCCCCGTGGAATGCCTCTAGGATCCTTTTTTGGAGATGCCTATGAGCAGGGGGAGATTTATTTTCATTCAGGGGATGCGCTGTTACTTTTTAGCGATGGATTATTGGAGGCCCGGCCTGATTTGTCAAAAGATCGTTCACCCCTGTTGAAGCCTTTCTTAGATTATGCTTCTGCAACAGAACTCATGGAATATACTCTTCATTTGGCACTTCAGGAATTTGCTGATCATCAAACGGATGACTTGACAGTGTTGGTTCTGCGCTGTCAAGCCTAA